In Zea mays cultivar B73 chromosome 7, Zm-B73-REFERENCE-NAM-5.0, whole genome shotgun sequence, the following proteins share a genomic window:
- the LOC103636930 gene encoding protein transport protein SEC31 homolog B — MFEDGDFARTKLLAHLGFEPPQAPPASSTDELSQILADTLNIDHAAVTDNADAQFLIDNGDDFFNNPQPLEASLAEELVSTNGQHIEQEVSGDAVPSDPSIDKSIQHALVVGDYKGAVNQCLASNRMADALVIAHAGGSALWESTRNHYLKNSISPYLKVVSAMVDNDLMSFVSTWPLSSWKETHAHLWTYPLASQHGRWLGVAPDQGY; from the exons ATGTTTGAGGACGGGGATTTTGCAAGGACAAAATTGCTTGCTCATCTTGGCTTCGAACCACCTCAGGCACCGCCTGCAAGTTCAACTGATGAATTGAGCCAAATATTGGCAGATACACTTAATATTGATCATGCTGCAGTAACCGATAATGCGGATGCCCAGTTTCTTATTGATAATGGGGATGATTTTTTCAACAATCCTCAACCTTTAGAGGCTAGCTTGGCTGAAGAATTAGTTTCTACAAATGGTCAACATATAGAACAGGAAGTTTCTGGAGATGCGGTGCCATCAGATCCATCAATTGACAAAAGCATTCAACATGCGTTGGTGGTTGGAGACTACAAAGGGGCAGTTAACCAGTGTCTTGCTTCTAATCGTATGGCTGATGCTTTGGTTATAGCCCATGCCGGTGGTTCTGCTCTCTGGGAAAGCACAAGAAATCATTATCTCAAGAACAGTATCTCACCCTACTTAAAG GTTGTCTCTGCTATGGTGGACAATGATTTAATGAGTTTTGTGAGTACCTGGCCACTAAGTTCATGGAAAGAAACTCACGCCCACCTATGGACCTACCCCCTCGCCTCACAGCATGGCCGCTGGCTTGGTGTCGCCCCCGACCAAGGTTATTAA